CCCCTCACATCGAGCATTTCGCTCTCGCCAAGCCTGGACCTGGGGTCGATCAAACTGGAGTGAATCTCGGCCCAGGTGGGATGCTTGCCGGTGTAGATTACGAGTTCGCCCGACCGCGCGTCATCAAGCACAGATAGAACCTCCTGCAACGCGTCGAACGGATTCTGCCAGGGGTAGAACATCCCGGCGCTTATGAAGCTGAGCTCTCGGCGCTCGGGGATGGGCGGAAGATCGGGCGAGCAACAGATCGGGACGACTGTGTAAAGCTCCTCTTTGAGGTCCAATCCAGCGAGCATCCAAAAGGCCGAGAACCATGGAATCTGCCTGGGGCTGCCCAGAATGAACAGATCGGCCTTACTGTATTGGTCCAGCCGGCCCATCAGCACGTCGGCGGGGTTTGCGCCGGGCGTGAAGGTTGCCTCGAGCTCGATGTTTGCTGCGAGGTCGAGCACAGCTGGCACAGAGCAGGCAGAGTAGAACCGCATGAGATACGCAGTGGTAAATATAACCACGTCCGGGGACGCTTGGCCCACTATTGCGTCTATGTCTGTCATGCTATGGGCTAGCTGCAAGATGTCCGGGGGAATGCCCTCCTTGTTCCTCAGATGCTCCATTGGAAGGGAATATATTACTTCATGCCCCCTCGACCTGAGGCCCTCGCCGAGCGAGAACGCCCGTTGGCCGCCCCCGACAGCAGGATAGGGCAGCGAAGGTATCAACTCCGTCGTTGCAATCAGGACCTTTGCCATGATTCCCCAAGCTCGTCTATGATTTTGGTCATGCTCTTAAAATACGCTCATTATGCCCATCGCCTCAATGAGTTTTTAGCGGAGGGCGCTTAGCGCTAACTGTTATCGCTCGAGTGTCAAGATATACAATAGAGGACTTTGCCTATTCTTACCTCGGAAGCCGTATCCAAACAAAACCTCCTCACCATTTCTGTGCAGTGAACGCATCGCACAAGACATCGTCAGAGCTTGTCGATCTCGGCCAAGAGGCTCCCGCCTTCTTGACGTAGCCCTATGCCCTTCGCCTCGGCGACCTCTCTGGCCTGCTTGGCGTAGTTTGTGGCTTTCCCAGATGGTCAACCGGAGGACATCCCCGGCTGCCGCCCGGTTCAGCCGAAGAGACATTGGCGGTTTTGCCGCCGCTAAAACCTCCCGCGCTGCGCAACCCGAACGACGATCGTATAGCCTCCGATGATAGAGCCGTCAACGTTCTGCGCCAGCCGCAGATGATAAAGGGAGCCGGGTTTCGCCTCCCTAGGGACCTTGATGCGGACCTGGAGCTCGTGCCTGGCCTTGCCTCCCATCAGCCGATACGGCAGAAGGACGCCACCAAGCTCACGCTCTTGACGTTGCACGTTATCGGATATCAGCAGTATGCTCCGTCGAATGTGTTCCTCCATCGGGACCAGCCTCTGGCTCTTGCCCGCAACCGTCAGTACCACGTCCAATGCCGGGACACTCATAGGCAGGCCCATAAGAGGCAGGTTGGCGCCGTAACTAAGAATACTCTCTATCTTGCCTTCGACCGGCCTCACCTCTGACGGAGCCTGCACAACCAGCGAAAACATACGCAACTGCACAGGCTCCATCTGGATCACCCATACGTTCCGCATTGCGATGCTGTTGTCCCACGCTGGGAAGTCTGGCTCCCACGGATAGACGAGGGGATCAGGGTTGAAGCTGTCCTTGGGGTCGTCTCCCGGATAAAGACCCAGATACCCTTCCCGTTTCACAAAGACAACCGCCAAAAGGCACTGGTGCACCGGGACGATGCCCTGGGGTGTCCATGTCGCAATCGGCGCAAATACGGCCGGAGGACCTATCGGCGCCATCCCCGCATAGCCGGGTACACTGAATGGCCCTTTCTCCGCGATCAGGTTCCAGCGCAGCAGCGGCGGTGCGCCTACCGTCGCGGCCGTCCAGTAGTACCTTATGTACACGTTTTCAACTGCCTTTTCACCCCGGTTCCTCACTAACGCTGCGATTCGATTCGGCCGCCCGATAACCGGTTGTGGGTCGGGAATGTTGTCATACGGAGGAGCGTCCACCCAGATGTCCGGGCTCTCCCAAAACGCATTCACACAATACTGTTCCCCGTAGTCGCTCAGATGTGTCCTGATCCACAGGTCAGCAATCCCCTTCAACGGCGCTTCCTGGCGGAAGTAGTCCACGTCAGACATCCCGGGGACCCAGTATGTTGTCCAAGAATCATCGTGGTTGTGAATCACCTCCCAATCGCGCCCCAACTTGCTCCGAACTCGGATCTGGACAGGGCCCCCAGGCTGCCTGAGGACAGAATGCACCCGTCCTGTATGAAGCGTGAGGCCGTCAAAGACCCGGTAGTACCTTATGATGTCCCCGTGGCGGATGCCCTCGGCCGGGATACTGCGACAGTTGTCCTGTAGTATTTTGTCAACGTCGCTCGGCTCGCCGATGACAAAACGCCTGGGGAAGAACGTAAGGCCCCAGCAGTTGTATCTGTAGGTCCTGCCAAGCACTTCTGGTGAGCCTTGAAAGTGTTGATAGTAACACTGGTCCCTGTAGGAATCTGTGTATGTATCGGAGGGGCAAAGATAGACGCTGTGAAGCTCCCTCTCCAATCTCGTCCGGAGCCCCGCAACGCACGCATACGCGTCATAAGGCCCATAGCCCGGTAGCCCGAGCTGCCGAACCGTCTGCTTCACCTCGTCAGGCGTATAAAACATCCCAGGCTTCGTAGGCAGCCCGGCCTGCTCACGCACTACGTGCGCAGCGAAGTGCGACAAGAAGAAGCCCGGTCGGGCCAGTGAAGGTCCCAGTAGTTGTCCCAGCGTTTCGGCAGCAAGTGCAGGATCAAGCTTGTATAGCACACACGAAAGACACGTCACGCCCAGGTCGTCCTGCCGGAGTCCCTGCGCCTGGATTGTCCGAGCTATCTCCGGTGCAAGGCCAGCCCCAGCCTCGAGAAGCGTTTGAACCGCCGGTTCTCGCTCAAGCATTGCCAAAAGGGCCAGGACGGAGCTGGCCC
The window above is part of the bacterium genome. Proteins encoded here:
- a CDS encoding glycosyltransferase family 4 protein; protein product: MAKVLIATTELIPSLPYPAVGGGQRAFSLGEGLRSRGHEVIYSLPMEHLRNKEGIPPDILQLAHSMTDIDAIVGQASPDVVIFTTAYLMRFYSACSVPAVLDLAANIELEATFTPGANPADVLMGRLDQYSKADLFILGSPRQIPWFSAFWMLAGLDLKEELYTVVPICCSPDLPPIPERRELSFISAGMFYPWQNPFDALQEVLSVLDDARSGELVIYTGKHPTWAEIHSSLIDPRSRLGESEMLDVRGLLPFDKVVSEWGKCACAVDVMKPNLERRLANPMRTTTYLWLGIPVIISDFYWISELVKSYDAGWLVDPLEKGAVKKAVQEILRDPDVLRQRAANAQRLVAENLTWDRCVEGLDAFCRSPRKLRKSTSLVATVASEVARMSAEQVAAAKELGRVQEKLEVLREKADRAAEELKERNSEVKYLRGRIEAILNSRTWRTVQFVKHKLLRIKQRESRGQRES